In a genomic window of Bacillota bacterium:
- a CDS encoding endonuclease/exonuclease/phosphatase family protein, translated as MPRKISNIMRVITWNCNRAFRKKSKRIVDLNPHIVVVPECENPGMTRDGDWISDFDGWRWFGDNNHQGVGVFVRRKVKIAECSWFDPEIRYIRPFHVDYQGFEFNMIAVWANNTKSPTFQYIGQVWKFLQAFEKEITANQSLFLGDFNSHIQWDVPDRWWNHSDVVAILRKNGIESLYHHFHGIEHGAEAEPTLYLQRNKGKPYHVDYVFASRAFIDSVRNVSVGRWDEWIGESDHMPIICDFDEKRIRILGED; from the coding sequence ATGCCGAGGAAGATATCGAACATTATGAGAGTAATCACTTGGAACTGTAACAGGGCATTCAGAAAGAAAAGCAAGCGGATTGTGGATCTTAATCCGCATATTGTCGTCGTGCCTGAGTGTGAAAATCCCGGCATGACCAGAGATGGCGACTGGATTTCGGATTTCGATGGGTGGCGTTGGTTTGGCGACAATAATCACCAAGGGGTCGGTGTATTCGTAAGACGCAAAGTAAAAATCGCAGAATGCTCATGGTTTGATCCTGAGATCCGCTATATCAGACCATTCCATGTCGACTACCAAGGATTCGAGTTCAACATGATCGCGGTTTGGGCGAATAATACCAAGTCCCCGACATTTCAGTATATCGGTCAGGTATGGAAGTTCTTGCAGGCTTTCGAAAAGGAGATAACTGCCAATCAGTCTCTATTCCTGGGGGATTTCAACAGCCATATTCAATGGGATGTGCCGGATCGCTGGTGGAATCATTCGGATGTCGTTGCCATCCTGAGGAAAAACGGGATTGAAAGCCTTTACCACCATTTCCATGGGATAGAACACGGTGCCGAAGCCGAGCCAACATTATACTTACAACGCAACAAAGGAAAACCCTATCATGTTGATTATGTCTTCGCTTCGCGCGCATTTATTGATTCGGTTCGGAACGTGTCCGTGGGACGATGGGACGAGTGGATCGGGGAAAGCGATCACATGCCGATTATCTGTGATTTTGATGAAAAGAGAATAAGGATTTTGGGAGAAGACTGA